From a single Scylla paramamosain isolate STU-SP2022 chromosome 28, ASM3559412v1, whole genome shotgun sequence genomic region:
- the LOC135114935 gene encoding uncharacterized protein LOC135114935 yields MEGHTWEGLILMDRENLDSLHDKVEYRKESVQETFQTLITKTCISFDPEDTHFESTSSEGEESVASYVLKGEKEAEGRKHGKDSRFDDTSEGEESVVCCDLKNERMEFDDEGRDPYSEDVDILMEAQEKVTWEDEDAYVCIREQSKEGEPSVGDFKDTSTINETHENNCVATRLSFCRNCEEGPICCADLASHDDATARPPETVSPRDDRKDVKQCVDGMRNEGGEEQCPIDSYLDDNDGDDDDTEGSVASGEYDLGNNQDEDKGELERLKEVEEVETEEEAHEQDQEEGRREENYSDFDYGNEGDRRGRERIEKIEFEQKKNEETQEQYHGERDYYSEEDSDYGEFTMLETLLSTCSSYEDIINEEEIPTNSDRTQPYLRAPDTYYRCQEPLEVILEILGEEGEDEIKQKGIHDETGTLHDAETQGSHDSHSEDEETLCGSEDFSIDSLDECPALENKTTWSELAKSTSGSNIVHMYSDEERHNTRALTETEQTSEESISTRSSNSKSVSSKVKGRDASDRDKLRCLTSEIEEYLRETTLLLESATSYCIPKKKKENTSQEHPIIKSQKLISTRDVKDANTHTPQHLPTSTMTNTGATSAPPPATLQHDSPSPSVACLADTTSNEPANSAATVERTETSLDILEKLWEPITGPLNTSGSSEGMGDAREDASFDYPIVSVSFTPDRDEDEDEEWNTAELIQERSESPHEYLLLSDMMSISRSVVEKEGESQYFSVLESSSDAMDALEWEERNTKSRGASPVIYVPSQRTEEDEYFFTSLENAGDNWLAMYDEPGECLESSSLEQLSVTPHDSSCEDLKIIKGGGATDAATFVSSTPKRSSVPPPPPPRKSLSPPLLPPPPRRSLPPPPPRSSLPPPPPPIRSSHAPPPPPPPRPPPPRPESPPPTVSCLASLEKLCNTWDAHHDNSDRQTLGFGELELPAGIAVESTGEKYEGQRTRRFQDSGRTSQNDLHRVEMHSRLKEQDELMRDNRALEMNSIHDITGITDNPQSKVVYARRGLGKENGKSQNLTENVEVPCNGGGTKKISSQFRISARLEEIFREAEHETCILTNRNTLISPPLPTVGVGDKTNTGREDNDHLTTRQREAMDLQRQLNEILNKMDVMYEEHLRPRNMRHVEPPDLRTPVQRGSSSRRDLEALTMTQSSEKTAFQDIINISEDLKHICMFHVNKVEGGEYQPDHTTTMTPAVTPMTATTTPPSAYHSRPDDVTTPTLHHITEADAGDARRNNRENYEFPGVRDRISPHRQPEGDAVGYPPPDGGKAVDSPRLIRFLQELRARNLQCYDLPLRYLKELLVYTPDGDADGAASLHSHSIKSMSALQMAAEGRADLPHVVPGSGV; encoded by the coding sequence ATGGAGGGGCACACGTGGGAGGGCCTCATCCTCATGGACAGAGAAAACCTGGACTCGCTGCATGACAAGGTGGAGTACAGGAAGGAAAGCGTGCAGGAGACCTTTCAAACACTCATTACCAAAACCTGTATCTCCTTTGACCCTGAGGACACGCACTTCGAGAGCACcagcagtgaaggagaggaaagtgtggCGAGTTATGTTTTGAAGGGTGAGAAGGAGGCCGAGGGGAGAAAACATGGCAAGGACAGCCGCTTCGATGACACCAGTGAAGGTGAGGAGAGTGTTGTGTGCTGTGActtgaagaatgaaagaatggagtTTGACGATGAAGGACGAGACCCTTACAGCGAGGATGTGGACATTTTGATGGAGGCACAGGAGAAGGTTACATGGGAGGACGAGGACGCATACGTGTGTATTAGGGAACAATCTAAGGAGGGGGAACCTTCGGTTGGTGATTTTAAGGACACGAGCACCATCAATGAGACCCATGAGAATAACTGCGTCGCAACACGTTTGTCCTTCTGCAGGAACTGTGAGGAAGGTCCCATCTGCTGCGCCGATCTTGCTTCTCATGATGACGCCACTGCAAGGCCGCCAGAGACTGTATCTCCTAGGGATGACAGGAAGGACGTCAAGCAGTGTGTGGATGGAATGAGAAAtgagggaggcgaggagcaGTGTCCTATCGACTCTTAccttgatgataatgatggtgatgatgatgacacggAAGGGAGTGTTGCAAGTGGCGAGTATGACTTAGGTAATAATCAAGacgaagataaaggagaattaGAGAGActaaaggaagtggaagaagtagagacagaagaagaagcacatgAACAAgatcaggaggaaggaagaagagaagaaaattacagTGACTTTGATTATGGAAATgaaggagacagaagaggaagagagagaatagaaaaaatagagtttgaacaaaagaaaaatgaagaaactcAAGAACAATATCATGGAGAAAGAGATTATTACAGTGAGGAAGACAGTGATTATGGAGAGTTCACCATGCTAGAAACTCTACTGTCAACCTGTAGCTCATACGAAGACATTATCAACGAGGAGGAGATCCCAACAAACAGCGACAGGACACAACCATATCTTCGAGCCCCAGACACGTACTATCGCTGCCAGGAGCCCCTCGAGGTGATTCTGGAGATCTTAGGGGAGGAAGGCGAGGACGAAATCAAACAGAAAGGCATTCATGACGAGACGGGGACATTGCATGACGCTGAAACACAAGGCAGTCATGATAGTCACTCTGAGGACGAAGAAACACTGTGTGGCAGCGAAGACTTCAGCATCGATAGTCTTGATGAGTGTCCTGCACTTGAGAACAAAACTACTTGGTCAGAGTTGGCTAAAAGCACCTCAGGAAGTAACATCGTTCACATGTACAGCGACGAAGAGAGACACAACACTAGGGCATTAACGGAAACAGAGCAAACAAGTGAGGAGTCTATATCCACGCGAAGCAGTAACAGTAAATCCGTGTCCTCGAAAGTCAAAGGTCGCGACGCGTCGGACAGGGACAAGCTGCGATGCCTGACGTCTGAGATCGAGGAGTACTTGCGGGAAACCACCTTGCTGCTGGAAAGTGCCACCAGTTACTGCAtcccgaagaagaagaaagaaaacacgtcCCAAGAGCATCCAATAATTAAGAGTCAAAAGTTAATCAGTACTAGGGATGTAAAAGACGCAAACACGCACACCCCCCAGCATTTACCGACCAGCACCATGACGAACACGGGGGCCACATCCGCTCCGCCGCCTGCCACGCTCCAGCACGACTCTCCTTCCCCATCAGTGGCGTGCTTAGCTGACACCACGAGTAACGAACCAGCTAATTCTGCTGCTACTGTGGAAAGAACAGAGACAAGTTTGGACATTTTAGAGAAATTATGGGAGCCGATAACTGGACCTCTCAACACCTCAGGCTCCAGCGAAGGAATGGGAGACGCTCGCGAGGATGCATCCTTTGATTACCCCATTGTGAGCGTCTCCTTCACGCCCGACcgagatgaagatgaggatgaggaatgGAACACTGCAGAACTCATCCAGGAGAGGAGCGAATCCCCACACGAGTATCTCCTTCTTAGTGATATGATGAGCATCTCCCGGTCAGTggtggaaaaggagggggagagtcAGTATTTCTCCGTGTTGGAATCCTCGAGTGACGCCATGGATGCTCtggagtgggaggagaggaacaccAAGAGTAGAGGAGCTTCACCTGTCATCTACGTCCCGTCGCAGAGAACGGAGGAGGACGAATACTTCTTCACGAGCCTCGAGAACGCCGGGGACAACTGGCTGGCAATGTATGATGAGCCTGGGGAGTGTCTGGAGTCCTCTAGTCTCGAGCAGCTCTCTGTCACTCCACACGATTCCAGCTGCGAGGATCTGAAAATCATCAAAGGCGGTGGCGCGACTGATGCTGCTACTTTCGTTTCATCCACACCCAAAAGATCCTccgttcctcctccacctcctcctcggaAGAGTTtatcaccacctctccttcctcctcctcctagaagaagtttacctcctcctcctcctcgaagttctctacctcctcctcctcctcctattcgaAGTTCTCATGCAcctccgcctccccctcctccccgccctcctcccCCGCGCCCAGAATCCCCGCCGCCCACTGTCTCCTGTCTAGCAAGCCTCGAGAAGCTCTGCAACACGTGGGATGCTCACCATGACAACAGTGATAGACAGACTCTAGGCTTCGGTGAGCTTGAATTACCAGCAGGAATTGCTGTGGAAAGTACGGGTGAAAAATATGAAGGTCAGAGAACGAGGAGATTCCAGGACTCAGGAAGGACCTCTCAAAATGATCTTCACAGGGTGGAAATGCATTCTCGTCTAAAAGAACAGGATGAATTGATGAGAGACAACAGAGCGCTAGAAATGAACAGTATACATGACATAACGGGCATTACTGATAACCCACAGAGCAAAGTAGTGTATGCGAGAAGAGGacttgggaaagaaaatggtaaaAGCCAAAACCTCACAGAAAACGTAGAGGTCCCATGCAATGGCGGGGGTACTAAGAAAATATCTAGTCAGTTTAGAATTAGCGCTAGACTCGAGGAAATATTTAGAGAAGCTGAACATGAAACTTGTATATTAACCAATAGGAATACCCTGATTTCACCTCCACTTCCCacggtgggtgtgggtgacaaAACTAATACGGGACGGGAAGACAACGATCATCTGACGACGAGGCAGAGAGAGGCGATGGATCTCCAGCGACAACTGAATGAGATCTTGAATAAAATGGACGTAATGTATGAGGAGCACCTAAGGCCACGGAACATGAGACACGTGGAGCCTCCAGATTTACGAACACCAGTGCAACGAGGGAGTAGCAGCAGGAGGGACTTGGAGGCCCTTACAATGACGCAGAGCTCGGAGAAGACAGCATTTCAGGACATTATTAACATTTCCGAGGACTTGAAGCACATCTGTATGTTCCATGTCAACAAGGTGGAGGGCGGCGAGTACCAGCCTGACCACACGACCACCATGACTCCTGCTGTTACGCCGATGACTGCAACCACTACACCGCCTTCAGCGTACCACAGCAGACCCGATGATGTAACCACTCCTACGTTACATCACATAACTGAAGCAGACGCTGGTGACGCAAGGCGCAATAACCGCGAGAATTACGAGTTTCCAGGGGTGCGAGACAGAATCTCACCACATCGACAACCTGAAGGAGACGCTGTAGGATATCCACCACCTGACGGAGGCAAAGCAGTAGACTCTCCCAGGTTGATTCGATTCCTGCAAGAGCTCCGAGCGAGGAATCTGCAGTGCTACGATTTGCCCCTGAGGTACCTGAAGGAGCTGCTAGTGTATACTCCTGACGGTGACGCTGACGGTGCTGCCTCGCTTCACAGCCACTCCATAAAG